One Dehalococcoidia bacterium DNA window includes the following coding sequences:
- a CDS encoding histone deacetylase family protein — MFRIRRIYDDVTHVNREAIAQVQAILRAQFPGLSEKDISKVPKQLRNPMKYRFRAILFIAEDSKLHVKGFALLFHEPTLQFCFLDYISTVEGKMGRGIGGALYERIRQEALSLRTLGLFFECLPDDPALSRDPAIRRQNGARLRFYERYGARPIANTAYATPLKSDGDNPPYLVFDDLGQGIPLRRQVVRDIVRIILEQKYGEVCSADYIEGVIDSFKDDPIRLRSPRYVRKAPLPTGALIPVDKRIALTINDRHAIHHVRDIGYVEAPVRIDSILAELEPTSLFLKVPTRHFSERYIKASHDDEFVNYFKRVCENLEPDESIYPYVFPIRNVARPPKELPVRAGYYCIDTFTPLNRNAYVAAARATDCALTLAEEIVQGRRLAYALVRPPGHHAERRSFGGFCYLNSSAIAAEYLSVQGKTAILDLDYHHGNGQQDIFYARSDVLTISIHGHPRFAYPYFSGFRDEKGVGPGYGYNVNFPLSETIDSQRYRKVLAGALRRIHKFNPVFLVLALGFDTAKGDPTGTWSLEASDFGTIGEMIGALRIPTLVVQEGGYDTHTLGINARHFFSGLWEGMYGQWSLPLYIGSDPDTKGGSGNRAGEGMGAGKIAG, encoded by the coding sequence ATGTTTCGAATTCGCCGAATCTATGATGATGTGACCCACGTCAATCGAGAAGCCATTGCCCAGGTTCAGGCAATACTGAGGGCTCAGTTCCCGGGATTGTCCGAAAAGGATATCAGCAAGGTTCCCAAACAACTGCGCAATCCGATGAAATATCGATTCCGTGCTATCCTCTTTATAGCCGAGGACTCGAAATTGCACGTGAAGGGCTTCGCACTTCTCTTTCATGAACCGACGCTTCAATTCTGTTTTCTGGACTATATTTCCACCGTCGAGGGGAAGATGGGGCGGGGTATAGGCGGAGCTCTTTACGAAAGGATTCGCCAGGAAGCGCTTTCCCTGCGAACTTTGGGGCTGTTTTTTGAATGTCTCCCGGATGATCCCGCATTGAGCCGTGACCCTGCCATTCGGCGTCAGAATGGCGCACGGCTGCGCTTTTACGAAAGATACGGCGCTCGTCCTATCGCCAATACTGCCTATGCGACCCCGTTGAAATCTGATGGCGATAACCCTCCTTACCTGGTTTTTGATGATCTGGGTCAGGGTATACCTCTCAGGCGCCAGGTGGTACGCGATATCGTACGGATCATTCTGGAGCAAAAGTATGGCGAGGTCTGTTCAGCTGACTATATCGAGGGCGTTATCGACTCGTTCAAGGATGACCCGATCCGTCTCAGGTCACCGCGGTACGTTCGGAAAGCTCCCTTGCCCACCGGAGCCCTGATACCGGTTGACAAACGTATAGCGCTCACCATCAACGACCGTCATGCCATCCACCATGTCCGCGATATAGGGTATGTGGAGGCTCCGGTCAGAATCGATAGCATACTGGCCGAATTGGAACCAACCAGTCTCTTTCTGAAGGTGCCCACACGTCATTTTTCGGAAAGATATATCAAAGCCAGCCACGATGACGAGTTCGTGAATTATTTCAAACGGGTTTGCGAGAACCTGGAGCCGGATGAGTCGATTTACCCGTACGTATTCCCCATCCGCAATGTGGCGCGTCCGCCAAAGGAATTGCCCGTTCGTGCCGGGTATTATTGTATAGACACATTCACGCCTCTAAATCGTAACGCTTACGTGGCAGCAGCCAGAGCCACAGACTGCGCCCTGACGCTTGCCGAGGAAATTGTGCAAGGGCGACGCTTGGCTTATGCGCTGGTGCGGCCACCCGGGCACCATGCGGAACGTCGCTCATTCGGGGGATTCTGTTACTTGAATTCTTCGGCGATTGCAGCAGAGTATCTTAGCGTTCAGGGAAAGACGGCTATCCTCGACTTGGATTATCACCATGGAAACGGCCAGCAGGATATATTCTATGCCAGATCAGACGTTCTCACCATCTCCATTCACGGCCATCCTCGCTTTGCCTACCCGTACTTCAGCGGATTCAGAGACGAGAAAGGCGTCGGCCCTGGCTATGGCTATAACGTGAACTTCCCCCTTTCGGAAACCATCGACAGTCAGAGATACAGGAAGGTATTGGCCGGGGCACTACGGCGCATCCATAAATTTAACCCGGTGTTTCTTGTGCTTGCCCTTGGCTTTGATACAGCCAAAGGGGATCCGACGGGAACGTGGAGCTTGGAGGCCAGTGACTTCGGGACCATCGGCGAGATGATAGGGGCGTTACGTATCCCGACGCTGGTGGTTCAGGAGGGCGGATATGACACTCACACGCTCGGTATCAACGCGAGGCACTTCTTTAGTGGACTTTGGGAGGGCATGTACGGACAATGGTCGCTGCCTCTGTATATCGGCAGCGACCCGGATACGAAAGGGGGGTCGGGAAACCGAGCAGGGGAAGGAATGGGGGCTGGAAAGATAGCAGGCTAA
- a CDS encoding IS5 family transposase → MNGPTFASLAYDNKKKRTRREKFLEEMDRVIPWDEILKIVRKRYPKKGNGRQPMPVERMLRIYFLQQWYGLSDPAMEDALYDSESMRRFARIDLEADVIPDETTILNFRHYLEENRLTEKIFEKTKGYLCEKGLMLREGTIVDATIINAPASTKNEARKRDPEMKSTKKGNQWYFGMKAHVGTESRRGLVHSIVVTNAGVHDSQVMDNLLHGEEISVYGDKAYSNTGKSQEFESQGIEWHIDRKGSAGHPLTQEDQDWNHEQHRTRAKGEHAFLVVKHLWGYRKVRYNGLAKNAAQVFSLFALANLYMVRKDLLLMRA, encoded by the coding sequence ATGAATGGACCCACTTTTGCCAGCCTGGCCTATGATAATAAAAAGAAGAGGACTCGTCGGGAGAAGTTCCTGGAAGAGATGGATCGGGTGATTCCCTGGGATGAGATATTGAAGATCGTTCGGAAGCGCTATCCGAAGAAAGGCAATGGACGGCAACCGATGCCGGTGGAGCGGATGCTGCGGATTTACTTCCTGCAACAGTGGTACGGATTATCCGATCCGGCGATGGAAGATGCGCTGTATGATAGTGAATCGATGAGACGCTTTGCCCGGATCGATCTGGAAGCCGATGTCATACCGGATGAAACTACTATTTTGAATTTCCGGCATTATCTGGAAGAGAATCGGCTCACGGAAAAGATATTTGAGAAGACAAAGGGATACCTTTGCGAGAAGGGGTTGATGTTACGTGAAGGAACCATTGTGGATGCCACTATCATCAACGCGCCTGCTTCAACCAAGAATGAAGCCCGGAAACGAGACCCCGAGATGAAATCAACCAAGAAAGGGAATCAGTGGTACTTCGGGATGAAGGCCCATGTGGGGACGGAAAGTAGACGGGGTTTGGTGCACAGCATCGTTGTCACCAATGCCGGAGTGCACGACTCCCAAGTGATGGATAATCTGCTTCATGGAGAAGAGATATCTGTCTATGGCGACAAGGCATATTCGAATACTGGGAAGAGCCAGGAGTTTGAATCCCAAGGGATCGAGTGGCATATTGATCGTAAAGGAAGTGCCGGTCATCCGTTGACTCAAGAAGACCAAGACTGGAATCATGAGCAGCATCGGACACGGGCGAAAGGAGAGCATGCCTTCCTGGTGGTTAAACATCTGTGGGGTTATCGGAAGGTGAGATACAATGGTCTGGCAAAGAATGCAGCTCAGGTGTTCAGTCTATTCGCTCTGGCTAACTTGTATATGGTTCGCAAGGATTTGCTGTTGATGAGGGCGTAG
- a CDS encoding mechanosensitive ion channel, translating to MLSATLGYASFRYQNTSLSKSFYSATAFTIIYFIFKLFFEEFIAPRISTSKTRYSLRRVIFMLYLLAFLATIVAIWVEDTQSLIVSYGLVAAGVAFALQEIFKSIAGGILIFVRSLYSIGDRIEINGKYGDVIDIGIMYTTILELREWVSGDQPTGRITQIQNSWVLSSSVNNYTKDHPYIWDEIHIPITFDSDWRKAKESILRIVQQETQDVTDAAVESVSALADKYYLPQRSEEPCIFLTITDNWISLHVRYITEVRKRRVLRSHLSRLILEDIEKSAGGKVKIASSTLDVAIRGVPDAHLNSNSLPTQDEPR from the coding sequence GTGCTATCAGCTACTCTGGGGTATGCAAGTTTCCGCTATCAGAACACATCCCTATCTAAATCATTCTATTCTGCAACAGCCTTCACCATCATCTACTTCATTTTCAAGCTCTTTTTCGAGGAGTTTATTGCGCCGAGAATTTCCACGTCGAAAACCCGCTACTCCTTACGAAGAGTCATTTTCATGCTCTATCTCCTTGCATTTCTCGCAACCATCGTTGCTATCTGGGTGGAGGATACCCAAAGCCTTATCGTTTCCTACGGTCTTGTTGCCGCAGGGGTGGCATTCGCGCTTCAGGAGATTTTCAAGAGTATCGCTGGGGGCATACTGATATTTGTTCGCAGTTTGTATAGTATAGGTGACAGGATTGAGATAAATGGCAAGTACGGGGATGTTATTGACATCGGCATTATGTATACGACCATTCTGGAGCTGCGAGAGTGGGTTTCTGGAGACCAACCGACCGGCAGGATAACGCAAATTCAAAACAGTTGGGTTCTCTCTTCCTCGGTGAATAACTACACCAAAGACCATCCCTACATATGGGATGAAATACATATTCCTATAACCTTTGACTCAGACTGGAGAAAGGCGAAGGAGAGCATCTTGCGGATCGTACAGCAAGAAACCCAAGATGTCACAGATGCAGCAGTGGAATCTGTCTCTGCGCTTGCCGACAAGTACTACCTGCCACAGCGATCCGAAGAGCCCTGCATTTTCCTGACAATTACCGATAACTGGATTAGCCTCCATGTAAGATACATCACCGAAGTGCGTAAGCGGCGTGTTCTTAGGAGTCATCTCAGCCGCCTCATTTTAGAAGATATTGAGAAGTCAGCCGGAGGAAAAGTAAAAATAGCCTCGAGCACGCTGGATGTAGCGATTCGCGGCGTGCCCGATGCTCATCTGAATTCGAACTCTCTTCCAACACAAGATGAGCCTCGGTAG
- a CDS encoding DUF2254 domain-containing protein: MKNRLLYSRLLYSWDQLRASYWFIPISMAVASAILAFVLVAIDDATEIKQLPGLSEIDPPGARALLATIAAASITVTAVAFSITMVVLSTVSNQFGPRLIPNFMKHNSTQLVLGGFIGTFIYCLLVLSHVRDDSSAYPVPQLALGFGLLFGTLSFMLLIYFFRSVSRFIQVERLIEEVSSEVMNVFNRVFPNHVEDSQADNSEDDTFILPEGFQQTADGVVATKVGYIQAIDINRIVSIATEQDIVVHLLHRPGTFVFEGLRLAGVLPQEALTNDISERIRSSFLIGGQRTSMQDPEFAVDQLVEVSMRALSPGINDSFTAISCIDRLGAGLSFLGTRLIPSRLHHDGNGQLRVITQPFTYASIGDAAFNQIRQTAKANCAVTIRLLEVIDSVAQRDLPGPYRKALKRHAQLIYQGSLETFFRSGDASDLNQRYDQVMHSLADRNP; this comes from the coding sequence ATGAAAAATAGATTGCTTTATTCACGATTGCTGTACTCATGGGACCAGCTCCGTGCGAGCTATTGGTTCATTCCCATATCAATGGCCGTGGCGTCGGCTATTCTCGCTTTTGTTCTTGTTGCCATAGATGATGCAACGGAGATCAAGCAACTACCTGGCCTCTCTGAAATCGATCCGCCAGGCGCGCGCGCCCTTCTTGCCACCATTGCCGCCGCATCGATCACTGTCACAGCTGTTGCATTCTCAATTACCATGGTGGTCCTCTCGACAGTGTCCAACCAGTTCGGCCCCAGGCTGATCCCGAATTTCATGAAGCACAACTCAACGCAACTCGTCCTTGGGGGATTCATTGGGACATTCATCTATTGTCTGCTCGTCCTGAGCCATGTTCGAGACGACAGCTCGGCATATCCTGTGCCGCAACTGGCTCTCGGTTTCGGGTTGTTATTTGGCACGCTGAGCTTCATGCTCCTGATCTACTTTTTCCGCAGCGTTTCGCGATTCATCCAGGTCGAACGCCTGATCGAGGAGGTTTCCTCCGAGGTCATGAACGTTTTCAATCGAGTCTTTCCAAACCACGTTGAAGACAGTCAAGCGGACAACTCCGAAGATGACACGTTCATCTTGCCGGAGGGTTTTCAACAGACTGCTGACGGGGTCGTTGCCACCAAGGTCGGCTACATTCAGGCTATCGACATAAACCGTATTGTCTCTATAGCTACAGAGCAGGACATAGTCGTTCACCTGCTCCATCGGCCAGGGACGTTCGTGTTTGAAGGCCTCAGGCTGGCCGGGGTGCTTCCGCAGGAGGCTTTAACGAATGATATATCAGAGAGAATCAGAAGCTCGTTTTTGATTGGCGGGCAGCGCACCTCTATGCAGGACCCGGAGTTTGCAGTGGATCAGTTGGTCGAGGTATCCATGCGTGCCCTCTCCCCTGGAATCAACGATTCCTTCACCGCTATCAGCTGCATTGATCGACTGGGCGCTGGTCTCTCTTTCTTGGGCACCCGGCTGATTCCATCTCGGCTGCACCATGACGGTAATGGTCAACTTCGGGTAATCACCCAGCCTTTCACCTATGCTAGCATTGGTGATGCTGCCTTCAACCAGATTCGTCAGACTGCTAAGGCCAACTGCGCCGTCACCATCCGCCTTCTGGAAGTGATTGACAGTGTGGCCCAGCGCGATCTTCCCGGCCCTTATCGTAAAGCCCTGAAACGCCACGCCCAGTTGATCTACCAGGGCAGTTTAGAAACGTTTTTCCGAAGTGGCGATGCGTCCGACCTAAACCAACGCTATGACCAGGTCATGCATTCTCTAGCTGATAGAAATCCTTGA
- a CDS encoding sodium:proton antiporter has product MPEHLLLRLAGILVLGIAAQWIAWRLRLPSILLMLIFGIFAGPVTGFIDPDEIFGDLLLPIISISVAIILFEGGLSLKISDLRESRICIRNLITVGALITWMIGSVGAHLTLNMDWDISVLLGAILVVTGPTVISPLLRHVRPIGRTGPVLKWEGIMIDPIGALLAVLVFQAISSGRLEEATTVIVFVIFKTILIGVFVGGIGALAMIWFLKRYWIPDYLQSPVALMVVIIGFALSDLLQEESGLLTAVVMGIMMANQKKVSLRNIIEFKENLGILLVSGLFILLASRLQTDGFSDLGIGALAFLGIMILIARPLAVAVSTQGSQLTRSERVFVSWMAPRGIVAASVASVFALRLAEQGHPQADLLVPATFCIILGTAAIYGIAARPLAFRLGIANPHPHGFIIVGAHVWAREIAAKLQQHGFDVTMVDTNWENLSRARSSGIKSSYASILSQNVLDEIDLGGIGQMLALTPNDSINTLATMHFAPVLGKANVYQLAPQGQAGSRHESVPQDFRGRILFGSKASYPYLSARFSHGAVVKGTNLTDKFAYDDFMKLYGEDALPMFQVSQAGDITIFTAESPPAPKVGRTLISLVDPVPETHNEKGQEV; this is encoded by the coding sequence ATGCCGGAACATTTGTTACTGCGTTTGGCAGGCATTCTGGTGCTGGGCATCGCCGCTCAGTGGATTGCCTGGCGCTTGCGGCTGCCTTCCATTCTGCTGATGCTGATCTTCGGCATTTTCGCCGGGCCTGTCACCGGTTTCATCGACCCGGATGAAATCTTCGGGGATTTACTCCTTCCCATCATCTCCATTTCTGTGGCTATCATTCTCTTCGAGGGAGGGCTGAGTCTCAAGATCTCCGATCTGCGAGAGTCCCGCATCTGTATCCGTAATCTGATTACCGTCGGAGCGTTGATAACCTGGATGATCGGCTCTGTCGGGGCCCATCTCACCCTGAATATGGACTGGGATATCTCTGTTCTCCTGGGGGCTATTCTTGTGGTCACAGGCCCTACGGTAATATCCCCGCTCTTGAGGCACGTAAGGCCTATCGGGCGAACCGGTCCGGTGCTCAAATGGGAAGGTATCATGATCGATCCCATCGGTGCGCTGCTGGCGGTGCTGGTATTCCAGGCCATCAGCTCCGGCAGATTGGAAGAGGCCACGACGGTCATCGTTTTCGTTATTTTCAAAACCATCCTCATCGGGGTGTTCGTCGGAGGTATCGGAGCACTGGCGATGATCTGGTTTCTGAAGCGATACTGGATTCCCGACTATCTCCAGAGCCCTGTGGCGCTGATGGTGGTCATTATCGGATTTGCTCTTTCGGATCTGCTTCAGGAAGAGTCGGGACTTCTGACGGCCGTTGTCATGGGGATCATGATGGCCAATCAGAAGAAGGTATCGCTGCGCAATATCATCGAGTTCAAGGAGAATTTGGGTATTCTCCTGGTTTCCGGCCTGTTTATTCTGCTGGCCTCACGGTTGCAGACCGACGGCTTCAGTGACCTGGGGATAGGCGCACTGGCTTTTCTGGGGATCATGATTCTGATCGCACGTCCGTTGGCAGTGGCAGTCTCCACCCAAGGTTCCCAACTTACCCGCTCCGAGCGCGTCTTCGTTTCATGGATGGCGCCGCGAGGCATTGTTGCGGCATCGGTGGCTTCGGTATTTGCCTTGCGGCTGGCAGAGCAAGGTCATCCCCAGGCCGATCTTCTGGTGCCGGCAACCTTTTGCATCATACTGGGAACAGCGGCAATCTATGGGATTGCCGCTCGGCCTCTTGCCTTTCGATTAGGAATTGCCAACCCGCATCCTCACGGTTTTATCATCGTCGGTGCTCATGTCTGGGCACGGGAGATCGCCGCCAAACTGCAGCAGCACGGCTTTGACGTTACCATGGTCGATACCAATTGGGAAAATCTCTCCAGGGCGCGTTCATCCGGAATCAAATCCTCTTACGCCAGTATTCTTTCTCAAAACGTGCTCGATGAGATTGACCTGGGCGGAATAGGCCAGATGCTGGCGCTTACACCCAATGACAGCATCAATACTCTTGCTACTATGCATTTTGCTCCTGTGTTGGGAAAAGCCAATGTGTACCAGTTGGCGCCACAGGGGCAGGCAGGAAGCCGCCATGAATCGGTTCCTCAGGATTTCCGAGGCAGAATCCTGTTCGGGTCTAAGGCAAGCTATCCCTATCTGAGCGCCCGCTTTAGCCACGGCGCAGTGGTTAAGGGAACCAATCTCACGGATAAGTTTGCCTATGACGATTTTATGAAGCTATATGGAGAGGATGCTTTGCCGATGTTTCAGGTTTCTCAGGCAGGGGATATCACCATTTTTACCGCCGAAAGTCCTCCCGCTCCCAAAGTCGGGCGTACTCTGATCAGTCTGGTCGACCCAGTGCCCGAAACGCACAACGAGAAAGGACAAGAAGTGTAA
- a CDS encoding MFS transporter, translated as MTWEGTASMGFWSITTSGFLAAYALMLGCSALQIGFLASLPYLTQPLQLLSIPLVERLRRRKAIALMAWFPAQLLWIPIALIPIFVEVPSSGAVAILLSVIAIRGIFASVTSCAWNSWVKDLIPQNVLGAFFARRQTWANIVGMTFGLVAAIFIDVWKGHASGHTEALGYTFVLLFGIVFLGLTSPIFMTRIPEPMMPPQTGRQPHLRSTLSVPFEDSNFRHLIFFLFSWGLALNLATPFFAVYMLTDLKLSLSLVMGLSILSQLSNIMFLRVWGSLADRFSFKAVLSVSASLYLLVIISWVLAGFSDRYLLLLPLLVLLHLLAGAASAGVTVGTGSIGLKLAPQGFATSYLAVAALATGLGAGLGPLIGGTLAGSLGYDILFGVAFVFGLLTLHALRSLREEGEVGREVLIETLFAPGRQFSRPMSSVAGLNFLGQFPYGYLRRIPIPGLDVAMGVMSYQVAETAKATVVAAGHIESGTRKVTRSLERNLANLLEVSEEALPVHQFEVAREGVRGAIHALSETALDIGRLTNSAVLGVVRALEHPLSDPKDALRGAGYGAVQGAGEIGSDLAETARQAVAAGKELAEPRGLSQEAAASQVAKGAMEAAEALGPEAAESVKESLSRDISIENLPEM; from the coding sequence ATGACCTGGGAGGGGACCGCCTCCATGGGCTTCTGGAGCATCACCACCAGCGGTTTTCTCGCGGCCTATGCCTTGATGCTAGGGTGCTCTGCTCTCCAAATCGGTTTTCTGGCGTCTCTGCCGTACCTGACACAACCCCTGCAATTGCTGTCAATCCCACTGGTGGAGCGGCTGCGGCGGCGCAAGGCAATTGCTTTGATGGCCTGGTTTCCGGCCCAGCTGTTGTGGATCCCCATCGCACTGATCCCCATCTTCGTCGAGGTTCCCAGCAGCGGCGCAGTGGCCATTTTGCTCTCAGTTATCGCCATTCGCGGCATATTTGCCTCCGTGACATCCTGTGCCTGGAACAGCTGGGTAAAAGACCTCATTCCACAGAATGTCTTGGGGGCATTTTTTGCTCGGCGTCAGACGTGGGCCAACATCGTGGGCATGACATTTGGTCTGGTTGCAGCCATATTCATCGACGTTTGGAAAGGGCATGCGTCCGGCCATACCGAGGCCTTAGGGTACACCTTTGTCCTGCTTTTCGGGATCGTCTTCCTGGGACTGACGAGCCCTATCTTCATGACCCGGATACCGGAACCCATGATGCCGCCTCAGACAGGACGTCAACCTCATTTGAGGTCAACTCTGAGTGTGCCGTTTGAGGACTCGAATTTCCGTCACCTGATTTTTTTCTTGTTTTCCTGGGGACTGGCGCTGAACCTTGCTACTCCATTCTTCGCCGTTTACATGCTGACCGATTTGAAACTGTCCCTGTCCTTGGTGATGGGCTTGAGTATTCTCAGCCAGTTATCCAACATCATGTTCTTGCGCGTGTGGGGGTCACTGGCCGACCGATTCAGCTTCAAGGCCGTTCTTTCTGTCTCAGCTTCCCTGTACTTGCTGGTCATAATCAGTTGGGTGTTAGCCGGGTTTTCCGATCGATATCTTCTTCTGTTGCCGCTTCTAGTGCTTCTCCATCTTCTCGCCGGAGCTGCCTCGGCAGGAGTCACGGTGGGAACAGGAAGCATCGGTTTAAAGCTGGCGCCACAGGGATTTGCGACATCCTATCTGGCAGTAGCCGCACTGGCAACAGGCCTGGGTGCCGGGCTGGGGCCTTTGATCGGCGGGACACTGGCCGGTTCTCTCGGCTATGATATCCTCTTTGGGGTAGCATTCGTTTTCGGACTGCTGACCTTGCATGCCTTGCGATCGCTTCGCGAGGAAGGTGAAGTGGGCCGGGAGGTGCTGATCGAAACGCTGTTTGCCCCCGGGCGGCAATTCTCACGGCCGATGAGTTCAGTTGCCGGTTTGAACTTCCTGGGGCAGTTCCCTTATGGCTATTTGAGGCGTATCCCCATACCGGGTCTTGATGTGGCCATGGGGGTCATGAGCTACCAGGTGGCCGAAACAGCCAAAGCAACCGTTGTGGCAGCTGGGCATATCGAATCCGGCACTCGAAAGGTTACCCGATCTCTGGAGCGAAACTTGGCGAATCTTTTGGAGGTAAGCGAAGAGGCTTTGCCTGTACACCAGTTTGAGGTAGCACGAGAAGGGGTCCGGGGGGCCATTCACGCCCTGAGTGAAACGGCTCTGGACATTGGTCGCCTCACCAACTCAGCAGTGCTGGGTGTGGTGCGTGCCCTTGAGCATCCTCTGTCGGACCCGAAGGATGCTCTTCGCGGTGCAGGGTATGGAGCAGTGCAAGGCGCCGGAGAAATCGGAAGTGATCTGGCCGAGACGGCACGCCAGGCCGTGGCGGCCGGCAAGGAATTGGCAGAGCCGAGGGGGCTCAGCCAAGAAGCAGCTGCATCGCAAGTTGCGAAGGGAGCCATGGAGGCTGCTGAGGCTTTGGGGCCAGAGGCAGCGGAGAGCGTCAAAGAGTCTCTTTCCAGGGATATCTCCATTGAAAACCTTCCGGAAATGTAG
- a CDS encoding HRDC domain-containing protein, producing MIVSPPLPVEIVSQPTQLDAAVQGMIGSQAIALDTESNSFHRYPEQLCLIQIATRHNVHIIDTISLKDIAPLREVLEDDSITKVVHGADYDIRSLDLHYGFRIRNLYDTTIAARFAGITQFGLAALLKDLLGITIQKSKRLQRADWGRRPLSSEALSYATTDVLHLLELREILDRRLQSLGRTAWVAEECARLEEVRYTAPNLETAYLSVKGAKTLDGCGLAILQSLFLFREAEARRQRRPPFFVIPDGALVFLADSPTANLSAVPGLGTTGVQRFGRGLQQALREGLAKPPIHRPPAMKVERLSNEQTQRLSHLKAWRASLSAKLSLDPSLLYPTASLERLARAPDTLDVEITSSGVRHWQRDHVVSSLRACLESLP from the coding sequence ATGATTGTCTCACCACCGCTTCCTGTCGAAATCGTAAGTCAGCCCACTCAGCTCGATGCCGCCGTCCAGGGGATGATCGGCTCACAGGCTATCGCCCTTGATACCGAGTCCAATAGCTTCCACCGCTACCCCGAGCAGCTCTGCCTCATTCAGATTGCCACCCGCCATAATGTCCATATCATAGATACGATATCCCTGAAGGATATCGCTCCCCTCAGGGAAGTTCTGGAAGATGATTCCATCACCAAAGTCGTTCATGGCGCGGACTACGACATCCGCAGCCTTGATCTGCATTACGGATTTCGAATCCGCAACCTGTACGATACCACCATCGCTGCCCGCTTTGCCGGCATTACCCAGTTTGGCTTGGCAGCTCTTCTCAAAGACCTGCTGGGCATAACCATTCAGAAGAGCAAGCGGCTCCAGCGAGCTGACTGGGGGCGGCGCCCGCTCTCCTCCGAGGCCCTCAGCTACGCCACTACCGATGTCCTTCATCTTCTCGAACTGCGCGAGATACTGGATCGACGACTCCAGTCTTTGGGCCGGACGGCGTGGGTTGCCGAAGAGTGCGCCCGGCTGGAAGAGGTGCGATATACCGCGCCAAATTTAGAGACCGCATACCTTTCCGTTAAAGGAGCCAAAACCCTGGACGGATGCGGCCTGGCGATCCTCCAGAGTCTTTTTCTATTTCGCGAAGCAGAGGCTCGACGGCAGCGTCGTCCGCCCTTCTTTGTGATCCCCGACGGTGCACTCGTATTCCTTGCCGACAGTCCCACAGCGAATCTCTCAGCGGTCCCCGGTCTGGGGACAACTGGTGTGCAACGGTTTGGGCGAGGCCTCCAGCAAGCCCTGCGCGAAGGCTTGGCCAAGCCGCCAATCCACAGACCGCCTGCTATGAAGGTCGAACGCTTGAGCAATGAGCAGACCCAGCGTCTAAGCCATCTCAAAGCCTGGCGCGCATCATTAAGCGCTAAGCTTTCTCTCGATCCCAGTCTTCTCTATCCCACAGCCAGCCTCGAACGGCTTGCCAGAGCGCCTGACACTCTTGATGTCGAGATCACCTCTTCTGGCGTCCGTCACTGGCAGCGCGACCACGTCGTTTCCTCCCTCCGCGCTTGTCTCGAATCCTTGCCATGA